One stretch of Priestia megaterium DNA includes these proteins:
- the rplM gene encoding 50S ribosomal protein L13 has translation MRTTFMAKANEVERKWYVVDAEGKTLGRLASEVASILRGKHKPTFTPHVDTGDHVILINASKIELTGKKLTDKIYYRHSMHPGGLKQRTALEMRTNYSEKMLELGIKGMLPKGSLGRQMFKKLHVYAGDTHPHEAQKPEVYELRG, from the coding sequence ATGCGTACAACTTTCATGGCGAAAGCAAACGAAGTAGAGCGTAAATGGTATGTTGTCGATGCTGAAGGTAAAACTTTAGGTCGTTTAGCAAGTGAAGTAGCATCAATCTTACGCGGTAAACATAAACCAACTTTTACACCACATGTTGATACTGGTGATCACGTGATCCTTATCAATGCGTCAAAAATCGAATTAACAGGTAAAAAATTAACTGATAAAATTTATTACCGTCACAGCATGCACCCAGGTGGTTTGAAACAACGTACAGCATTAGAAATGCGTACTAACTACTCTGAGAAAATGCTTGAATTAGGAATCAAAGGCATGCTTCCAAAAGGTAGCCTAGGCCGTCAAATGTTCAAAAAATTACATGTGTATGCTGGTGACACACATCCACATGAAGCACAAAAACCAGAAGTTTACGAACTTCGCGGATAA
- a CDS encoding energy-coupling factor ABC transporter ATP-binding protein, producing MDIIFKEVEHRYQVNTPFERIALHDLNLNIQSGTFLAVIGHTGSGKSTIIQHLNALLKPTAGEIQIGERTIKANRKEKNLKAIRQQVGVVFQFPEHQLFEETVEKDIAFGPMNYGVSEEEAKQKARELIKLVGLPEDILTRSPFDLSGGQMRRVAIAGILAMNPNVLILDEPTAGLDPRGRQEIMNMIYRLHKEKGLTTILVTHSMEDAAMYADELIVMNKGTVAMKGSPREVFGQHTQLKEYGLDVPESLRFMLKLQEKFQLEASDTVITFSEVVEKVQHLMQQGERL from the coding sequence ATGGACATTATATTCAAAGAAGTAGAGCATCGTTATCAAGTTAATACACCATTTGAACGAATTGCTCTACATGACTTAAATTTAAACATTCAATCAGGTACATTTTTGGCTGTTATTGGCCATACTGGTTCTGGGAAATCAACAATCATACAGCATCTGAATGCCTTATTGAAGCCAACTGCTGGTGAAATTCAAATCGGTGAGCGCACCATTAAAGCCAATCGAAAAGAAAAGAATTTAAAAGCTATTCGTCAGCAAGTAGGCGTGGTGTTTCAATTTCCAGAACATCAGCTTTTTGAAGAAACGGTGGAAAAAGATATAGCTTTTGGACCAATGAATTATGGCGTTTCGGAAGAAGAAGCAAAGCAAAAAGCAAGAGAGCTTATCAAGTTAGTAGGGTTGCCAGAAGACATTCTCACCAGATCTCCTTTTGATTTGAGCGGTGGACAAATGCGTCGTGTAGCGATAGCAGGTATTTTAGCGATGAATCCTAATGTGCTAATTTTAGATGAACCAACTGCTGGATTGGACCCTAGAGGGCGTCAAGAAATTATGAATATGATTTATCGTCTTCATAAAGAAAAAGGCTTGACGACGATTCTCGTGACTCACAGCATGGAAGATGCAGCTATGTACGCTGATGAGCTAATTGTGATGAATAAGGGAACGGTTGCGATGAAAGGGTCACCTAGAGAAGTGTTTGGTCAGCATACGCAGCTAAAAGAATATGGATTGGATGTTCCAGAATCGCTTCGCTTTATGCTGAAGCTGCAAGAGAAATTTCAGCTTGAAGCATCGGATACGGTAATTACCTTTTCTGAAGTGGTAGAGAAAGTGCAGCACCTTATGCAGCAAGGTGAACGATTATGA
- the truA gene encoding tRNA pseudouridine(38-40) synthase TruA, whose product MKRLKCIVAYDGTHFSGYQVQPNKRTVQLEIEAVLEKMHNKKVPIYASGRTDTNVHAQGQVIHFDTNLNIPCDKWKKALNSMLPDDIVMKNVCEVDAHFHARYDVTSKEYRYHILRGEDRNPFTRSYAYHYPYPLDYSKMKKAITYLLGTHDFTSFCSARTEVEDKIRTIYKIDMYEENSQLVFRFVGSGFLYNMVRILVGTLLEVGQGRIEPDAIKDILESKSRPRAGKTAPSQGLYLWRVFYDN is encoded by the coding sequence ATGAAACGTTTAAAATGTATAGTTGCATACGACGGCACCCACTTTTCCGGTTATCAAGTTCAGCCCAATAAGCGAACTGTTCAACTGGAGATTGAAGCCGTTCTAGAAAAAATGCATAACAAAAAAGTGCCGATTTACGCCTCTGGACGAACGGACACAAATGTTCATGCACAGGGGCAAGTCATTCATTTTGATACAAACCTAAATATTCCATGTGATAAGTGGAAAAAAGCATTGAATTCAATGCTACCAGATGATATTGTAATGAAGAATGTATGTGAAGTTGATGCACATTTTCACGCCCGGTATGACGTTACTTCAAAAGAGTATCGCTATCATATTTTGCGCGGCGAAGATCGAAATCCTTTCACTCGTTCTTATGCATACCATTACCCTTATCCATTAGACTACTCAAAAATGAAAAAAGCCATCACATATTTACTCGGTACACACGACTTTACAAGCTTTTGTTCAGCGAGGACAGAAGTGGAAGATAAGATTCGTACGATTTACAAGATTGATATGTATGAAGAGAATAGTCAGCTTGTGTTTAGATTCGTTGGAAGTGGCTTTCTGTATAATATGGTTCGTATTCTTGTTGGAACGCTTTTAGAAGTGGGACAAGGCCGTATTGAACCAGATGCTATAAAAGATATTCTAGAAAGCAAATCACGTCCTCGTGCAGGGAAAACTGCGCCTTCGCAAGGACTATATTTATGGCGCGTTTTCTATGACAACTAA
- a CDS encoding energy-coupling factor transporter transmembrane component T family protein: MMNSIIIGKYVPGQSVVHRMDPRAKLLLVFAYVLIVFLANNPIGYAFLGVYTLMIVAMSKVPLSFILRGLKPVMFIIIITFLLHIFMTKEGPLLFEWGWFSVYKGGLIQGVLISLRFLFLILITTMLTLTTTPIEVTDGMESLLNPFKKLKLPVHELALMMSISLRFIPTLMEETDKIIKAQTARGVDFSSGPITDRLKAVVPLLVPLFIGSFKRAEELAIAMEARGYKGGEGRTKYRQLKWGSIDTIMLLLLLAVAVVLVLIRT, from the coding sequence ATGATGAACTCAATCATTATTGGTAAGTATGTGCCGGGTCAATCGGTTGTCCATCGAATGGATCCTCGGGCCAAGCTGCTTCTTGTGTTTGCGTATGTATTAATTGTGTTTTTAGCAAATAACCCTATCGGCTATGCTTTTTTAGGTGTGTATACCCTTATGATAGTGGCCATGAGTAAAGTGCCCCTTTCGTTTATTTTAAGAGGGTTAAAGCCCGTTATGTTTATTATTATCATCACGTTTCTTTTGCACATTTTTATGACAAAGGAAGGTCCTCTTTTATTTGAATGGGGATGGTTTTCTGTCTATAAAGGCGGCCTTATTCAAGGTGTTTTAATTTCCTTGCGCTTCTTGTTCTTAATTTTAATTACGACGATGCTAACTTTAACGACTACGCCTATTGAAGTAACAGATGGAATGGAAAGCTTGCTGAATCCATTTAAAAAGCTCAAGCTTCCCGTACACGAATTAGCTTTAATGATGTCCATTTCTCTTCGCTTTATTCCTACATTGATGGAAGAGACAGATAAAATTATTAAAGCGCAGACAGCACGAGGAGTGGACTTTAGCAGCGGCCCCATTACGGATCGTTTGAAAGCTGTCGTTCCTTTGCTTGTTCCTTTGTTTATAGGTTCGTTTAAGCGCGCTGAAGAGCTAGCTATTGCCATGGAGGCAAGGGGTTATAAAGGCGGAGAAGGGCGTACAAAGTATCGTCAATTGAAATGGGGAAGCATAGATACAATTATGCTTTTACTTCTGCTAGCAGTAGCAGTTGTTTTAGTGCTGATTAGAACGTAA
- a CDS encoding energy-coupling factor ABC transporter ATP-binding protein, with amino-acid sequence MKEMSLEVKDLCFRYDPEADLTLDHLSLSAYKGEWLAIAGHNGSGKSTLARILNGLLLPEKGTVRVGDTLLSEETIWDVRKQIGMVFQNPDNQFVGSTVQDDIAFGLENNGIPFEIMEKRIPEAIEMVNMSAFLDQEPHQLSGGQKQRVAIAGIIAVQPSVIILDEATSMLDPIGRTEVLETVRKLKEEKQLTVISITHDLDEVAMADRVVVMNKGKIYATGTPREVFALGSKLTDIGLDLPFSVKLSHRFASVGIPLSKIHLTDEDLVDELWTLYSKK; translated from the coding sequence TTGAAAGAAATGTCTTTAGAGGTAAAAGATTTATGCTTTCGATACGATCCTGAAGCAGACCTAACATTAGATCACCTTTCTCTCTCTGCTTATAAAGGTGAATGGTTAGCGATAGCTGGACATAATGGATCTGGTAAGTCGACGCTGGCACGAATTCTAAACGGCCTTTTGCTACCTGAAAAAGGAACGGTTCGAGTGGGCGATACTCTTTTATCTGAAGAAACAATATGGGATGTGCGCAAGCAGATTGGAATGGTGTTTCAAAATCCAGATAATCAATTTGTTGGCTCAACCGTTCAAGACGATATTGCGTTTGGGCTTGAAAACAACGGGATTCCATTTGAGATTATGGAAAAACGTATACCTGAAGCAATCGAAATGGTCAATATGAGTGCTTTTCTGGATCAAGAGCCTCATCAGCTATCAGGTGGACAAAAACAGCGTGTGGCCATTGCGGGTATAATTGCCGTACAGCCATCTGTCATCATTCTAGATGAAGCAACATCTATGTTAGATCCTATTGGGCGAACTGAAGTGCTTGAAACTGTTAGAAAATTAAAAGAAGAAAAACAACTGACGGTTATTTCAATTACTCACGATTTAGATGAAGTAGCAATGGCTGACAGAGTCGTTGTGATGAACAAAGGGAAGATATATGCAACAGGTACTCCACGCGAAGTATTTGCATTAGGTTCCAAGTTAACGGATATTGGACTAGACTTGCCGTTTTCCGTTAAACTAAGCCATCGTTTTGCTTCCGTAGGAATTCCTTTATCAAAAATTCATTTAACAGATGAGGACTTGGTGGACGAACTATGGACATTATATTCAAAGAAGTAG
- the rplQ gene encoding 50S ribosomal protein L17, which produces MSYRKLGRTSAQRKALLRDLTTDLIISERIETTEARAKELRSTVEKMITLGKRGDLHARRQAASYIRNEVANEEAGQSALQKLFSDIATRYEDRQGGYTRILKVGPRRGDGAPMVIIELV; this is translated from the coding sequence ATGTCTTACCGTAAATTAGGTCGTACAAGCGCACAACGCAAGGCGCTTCTTCGTGATTTAACAACTGATTTAATCATCAGTGAACGCATTGAGACAACTGAAGCTCGTGCAAAAGAATTACGTTCAACTGTTGAAAAAATGATTACTTTAGGTAAACGTGGAGATCTACACGCTCGTCGTCAAGCTGCATCTTACATCCGTAATGAAGTAGCTAACGAAGAAGCTGGTCAAAGCGCTTTACAAAAACTATTCAGCGATATCGCTACTCGCTACGAAGATCGCCAAGGCGGTTACACTCGTATCTTAAAAGTTGGACCTCGCCGTGGTGACGGTGCTCCAATGGTTATCATTGAATTAGTTTAA
- the cwlD gene encoding N-acetylmuramoyl-L-alanine amidase CwlD, protein MSKVKIMSTIIALLVLFVIVQYQIDHKTSSGSLSLPLSGKVIVLDPGHGGVDGGAVGEEEVLEKEITLKISLMLRDYLQEQGALVIMTREKDEDLAAKDTRGYSRRKVEDLKNRLTMINKSNADLYLSIHLNAIPSSAWRGAQTFYYGSLKENEQVAKLIQQELRNNLDNTSREAKAIQTLYLLKYSKPPGALVEVGFLSNPTERKMLQSKRYQKKLAESIYEGVSRYFTGEKPK, encoded by the coding sequence ATGTCTAAAGTAAAAATAATGAGCACAATTATAGCGCTTCTCGTTCTTTTTGTCATTGTACAATATCAGATAGATCATAAAACATCATCCGGTTCGCTTTCACTTCCTCTTAGCGGGAAAGTTATTGTGCTAGATCCTGGACATGGCGGTGTTGATGGAGGAGCCGTAGGAGAGGAGGAAGTGCTTGAAAAAGAAATAACTCTTAAAATTTCGTTAATGCTTCGGGACTATCTGCAAGAGCAAGGGGCACTTGTTATTATGACGAGAGAAAAAGACGAAGACCTAGCGGCCAAAGACACAAGAGGATACAGTCGCAGAAAAGTAGAAGACTTAAAAAATCGCTTAACGATGATTAATAAATCCAATGCTGATTTGTACTTAAGTATTCACTTGAATGCTATTCCATCCTCTGCGTGGAGAGGGGCTCAAACTTTCTATTACGGGTCCCTAAAAGAAAACGAGCAAGTGGCCAAACTCATTCAACAAGAGCTAAGAAATAATCTGGATAATACGAGTCGTGAAGCAAAAGCTATTCAAACTCTCTACCTTCTTAAGTATTCTAAGCCACCGGGTGCTTTGGTTGAAGTAGGATTCTTATCAAATCCTACAGAACGTAAAATGCTTCAATCGAAACGCTATCAAAAAAAGTTAGCTGAATCCATTTATGAAGGAGTCAGCCGGTATTTTACTGGAGAAAAGCCCAAATAA
- a CDS encoding DNA-directed RNA polymerase subunit alpha, with translation MIEIEKPKIETVEISDDRKYGKFVVEPLERGYGTTLGNSLRRILLSSLPGAAVTSIQIEGVLHEFSTVPGVVEDVTNIILNVKKLALKIYSDEEKTLEIDVKGPGTVTAADIQADSDIEVLNPDLHIATLESDAHFRMRLTARTGRGYNPADANKREDQPIGVLPIDSIYTPVTRVSYYVENTRVGQMTNYDKLTLDVWTDGSIEPEKAVALGAKILTEHLNIFVNLTDEAQKAEIMVEKEEDQKEKVLEMTIEELDLSVRSYNCLKRAGINTVQELANKTEEDMMKVRNLGRKSLEEVKAKLEELGLGLRKDD, from the coding sequence TTGATAGAGATTGAAAAGCCAAAAATCGAAACGGTAGAAATCAGCGATGATAGAAAGTACGGTAAATTCGTCGTCGAACCACTTGAGCGTGGATATGGTACTACTTTGGGTAACTCCTTACGTCGTATCCTATTATCCTCACTCCCTGGTGCAGCTGTAACATCTATTCAAATTGAAGGTGTATTACATGAATTTTCAACAGTTCCTGGAGTTGTTGAAGATGTAACAAACATCATTTTAAACGTTAAAAAGTTAGCGTTAAAGATTTACTCTGATGAAGAGAAAACACTTGAGATCGATGTTAAAGGTCCTGGTACAGTAACGGCTGCTGACATTCAAGCAGACAGCGATATCGAAGTTCTAAATCCGGATCTTCATATTGCAACACTTGAGTCAGATGCTCATTTCCGTATGAGACTTACTGCTCGCACAGGTCGAGGTTATAATCCTGCCGATGCTAACAAGCGTGAAGACCAACCAATTGGTGTACTTCCAATTGATTCAATCTATACGCCTGTTACTCGCGTATCGTATTATGTAGAGAATACTCGTGTTGGTCAAATGACAAATTACGATAAGTTAACGTTGGATGTTTGGACTGACGGTAGCATCGAGCCAGAAAAAGCTGTTGCTTTAGGTGCAAAGATTCTAACGGAACACTTAAATATCTTCGTTAACTTAACAGATGAAGCTCAAAAAGCAGAGATTATGGTAGAAAAAGAAGAAGACCAGAAAGAAAAAGTTCTAGAGATGACGATCGAGGAACTAGATTTATCTGTTCGTTCTTACAACTGCTTAAAACGAGCAGGCATCAATACTGTACAAGAGCTTGCTAATAAAACAGAAGAAGATATGATGAAAGTTCGTAACTTAGGCCGTAAATCTTTAGAAGAAGTTAAAGCTAAACTTGAAGAATTAGGTTTGGGTCTACGTAAGGACGACTGA
- a CDS encoding DUF2521 family protein: protein MNEVTYLKEKRYEKEMKYERKVLRELSFDLLQERLRRYFHPMFQWNMLGDEHVEEYCLDIAIESFLLGARVSKRGKGYEDFQKHSKQEESLLIDTLYGAVSMSVTDLYQDGLYYLCQGYVQDWWKEGYRTAEKRRRLRLH, encoded by the coding sequence GTGAACGAGGTTACATATTTAAAAGAAAAACGTTATGAAAAAGAAATGAAATATGAACGCAAAGTCCTAAGAGAGCTGTCGTTTGATTTGCTTCAAGAGAGGCTGCGCCGTTATTTTCATCCAATGTTTCAGTGGAATATGCTAGGAGACGAACATGTGGAGGAGTACTGTCTTGATATTGCCATAGAATCATTTTTATTAGGTGCCCGGGTGAGTAAACGTGGTAAAGGCTACGAGGATTTTCAGAAGCACAGTAAGCAAGAAGAGTCTCTTTTAATTGATACATTGTACGGAGCCGTTAGCATGTCTGTAACAGACCTTTATCAAGATGGTCTGTATTATTTGTGTCAAGGATATGTGCAGGACTGGTGGAAAGAAGGTTATCGAACCGCAGAAAAAAGACGTCGGTTACGTTTGCATTAA
- the rpsI gene encoding 30S ribosomal protein S9 — protein sequence MAQVQYYGTGRRKSSVARVRLVPGNGRVTINGREIEEYIPFAALREVVKQPLALTETVGNYDVFVNVNGGGYAGQAGAIRHGISRALLEADPEYRGTLKRAGLLTRDARAKERKKYGLKGARRAPQFSKR from the coding sequence TTGGCACAGGTACAATATTACGGAACTGGTCGTCGTAAAAGCTCTGTTGCTCGTGTACGTTTAGTACCAGGTAACGGTCGCGTAACAATCAACGGTCGTGAAATCGAAGAATACATTCCATTTGCTGCACTACGTGAAGTAGTAAAACAACCACTTGCTTTAACTGAAACTGTAGGTAACTATGACGTATTTGTAAACGTTAATGGTGGAGGTTATGCAGGTCAAGCTGGCGCTATCCGTCACGGAATCTCTCGTGCTTTATTAGAAGCAGACCCTGAATACCGTGGAACATTAAAACGTGCTGGTCTATTAACTCGTGACGCTCGTGCGAAAGAACGTAAAAAATACGGTCTTAAAGGCGCTCGTCGTGCACCACAATTCTCAAAACGTTAA